A single genomic interval of Bacteroidota bacterium harbors:
- a CDS encoding 6-carboxytetrahydropterin synthase: DVKNKEVFGVCNNPNYHGHNYVLIVKIVGDIDPDTGYVMNLKTLSDMIKKNVTERFDHHNLNMDVPEFSKLNPTAENIAVVIYDILRKILSSDLELQIRLYETENNFVEYPAL, translated from the coding sequence ATGATGTAAAGAATAAAGAAGTGTTTGGCGTTTGCAATAATCCAAATTATCATGGACATAACTATGTACTCATTGTAAAAATTGTGGGAGATATTGATCCGGATACCGGCTATGTGATGAATCTGAAAACATTAAGTGATATGATTAAAAAAAATGTTACTGAGCGATTCGATCACCACAATCTGAATATGGATGTTCCTGAATTCAGCAAATTAAATCCTACAGCAGAAAATATTGCAGTAGTAATTTATGATATCTTGCGAAAAATTCTTTCTTCAGATTTGGAATTACAAATTCGTTTGTACGAAACAGAAAATAATTTTGTGGAATATCCTGCTCTCTAA
- a CDS encoding OsmC family protein, whose product MEEILKASASTGDIKYKTVCNSRSHTLFADEPIEKEGGELGPTPTELLCMSLAACTSITLKMYSQRKQWDLGEIYVHVTLERLADKSIFKKEIRFEKDPGEEAVKRLLIIADKCPVHKILHSPNEFITEALKEE is encoded by the coding sequence ATGGAAGAAATATTAAAAGCATCCGCAAGTACCGGCGATATCAAGTATAAAACAGTTTGCAACAGTCGTTCACATACTTTATTTGCCGATGAGCCTATAGAAAAAGAGGGTGGTGAGTTAGGTCCTACACCTACTGAATTATTATGTATGAGTTTGGCAGCATGCACCAGCATAACTTTGAAAATGTATTCACAACGCAAGCAATGGGATTTGGGTGAAATATATGTACACGTTACATTAGAAAGGTTGGCGGATAAATCTATTTTTAAAAAAGAGATACGATTTGAAAAAGACCCCGGTGAAGAGGCAGTAAAGCGATTATTAATCATTGCGGATAAATGTCCGGTACATAAAATACTGCATTCACCTAATGAATTTATTACTGAAGCATTGAAAGAGGAATAA
- a CDS encoding MoxR family ATPase has protein sequence METAAALDISELNERIHRESAFIDLLRLEISKVIVGQKYMTDRLLLGLLAQGHILLEGVPGLAKTLAIKTLSSAIHAKFSRLQFTPDLLPADLIGTLIFNQKENNFAVRKGPIFANFILADEINRAPAKVQSALLEAMQERQVTIGDSTYKLEEPFLVLATQNPIEQEGTYPLPEAQIDRFMLKVVITYPNKEDEKAIIRQQVSNDFATIQQVVTQEEILKARHLVREVYMDEKIENYILDIVFASRKPEDYKLSKLKHLIAYGGSPRASINLALASKAYAFIKRRGYVIPEDVRAICHDVMRHRIGLTYEAEAENLTSEEIISEILNVVEVP, from the coding sequence ATGGAAACAGCAGCAGCTTTGGATATTAGCGAATTGAATGAGCGCATTCATCGTGAAAGTGCTTTTATTGATTTACTCAGATTGGAGATTTCAAAAGTAATAGTTGGACAGAAATACATGACCGACAGATTATTGCTCGGGTTACTTGCGCAAGGACATATATTATTAGAAGGTGTACCCGGCTTAGCAAAAACGCTTGCAATTAAAACGTTGTCAAGTGCCATTCATGCAAAATTTTCCCGACTTCAATTTACTCCGGATTTATTGCCTGCCGATTTAATCGGTACATTAATTTTTAATCAAAAGGAAAATAATTTCGCTGTACGCAAAGGACCCATCTTCGCCAATTTTATTTTAGCAGATGAAATAAATCGTGCGCCTGCAAAAGTGCAAAGTGCATTATTGGAAGCAATGCAGGAAAGGCAAGTTACTATTGGTGATTCCACTTATAAATTAGAAGAGCCATTTCTTGTTTTGGCAACACAAAATCCGATTGAACAAGAAGGAACCTATCCATTACCGGAAGCACAGATAGATCGTTTTATGTTGAAAGTGGTAATTACTTATCCGAATAAAGAAGATGAAAAAGCAATTATCCGTCAGCAAGTGAGTAATGATTTTGCAACCATACAACAAGTAGTAACTCAGGAAGAAATTTTAAAAGCAAGACATCTTGTTCGTGAAGTGTATATGGATGAAAAAATTGAGAATTATATTCTCGATATTGTTTTTGCAAGTCGTAAACCGGAAGATTATAAACTTTCGAAGTTGAAACATTTAATTGCGTATGGTGGATCGCCTCGTGCTTCTATAAATCTTGCATTGGCAAGTAAAGCGTATGCATTTATAAAACGCAGAGGATATGTAATTCCGGAAGATGTGCGGGCGATATGCCATGATGTGATGCGTCATCGTATCGGACTTACTTATGAAGCCGAAGCAGAGAATTTGACTTCGGAAGAAATTATTTCTGAAATATTGAATGTGGTGGAAGTACCATGA
- a CDS encoding DUF58 domain-containing protein: MDKATLLKKVRLVEIKTKGLSQHIFSGEYHSAFKGRGMSFSEVRSYTYGDDVRNIDWNVTARMQQPYIKVFEEERELTVMLLIDISPSSYFGTIKQSKNELITEMAAVLAFSAINNNDKVGVLLFTDKIEKFIPPKKGRSHILRIISELLDYKPEGKGTDIAKALEFFSGIIKKRCTAFLFSDFMSDDYEKPLRIAARRHDLIGVQIWDRREKELPAVGMMRMRDAETGEKFWVDTNSNRVRKNYREFFDKNTKYFETTFLKSGADTMHINSEKSYITELHNFFSRRMFRR; this comes from the coding sequence ATGGATAAGGCAACGTTGTTGAAAAAAGTGAGATTGGTTGAGATCAAAACAAAAGGATTATCTCAACATATTTTTTCGGGTGAATACCATAGTGCATTCAAAGGTCGTGGTATGTCTTTCAGCGAAGTGCGTTCTTATACTTATGGTGATGATGTGCGCAATATTGACTGGAACGTTACCGCCCGCATGCAACAGCCTTATATAAAAGTATTTGAAGAAGAACGTGAGCTTACCGTGATGTTGTTAATAGATATAAGTCCATCTTCTTATTTCGGAACTATTAAGCAAAGTAAAAATGAATTGATAACAGAGATGGCAGCAGTTCTTGCTTTTTCTGCAATTAATAATAATGATAAAGTGGGTGTGTTATTATTTACTGATAAGATTGAAAAATTTATTCCTCCCAAAAAAGGTAGATCACATATTCTGCGCATCATAAGTGAACTTTTAGATTATAAACCCGAAGGAAAAGGAACAGATATCGCCAAGGCATTAGAATTTTTTTCAGGCATAATTAAAAAACGTTGTACTGCTTTTTTATTCAGCGATTTTATGAGTGATGATTATGAAAAACCTTTGCGCATTGCAGCTCGCAGACATGATCTGATTGGTGTGCAAATTTGGGATCGTCGTGAAAAAGAATTGCCTGCTGTGGGGATGATGCGCATGCGGGATGCAGAAACCGGTGAAAAATTTTGGGTGGATACAAATAGCAATCGTGTACGAAAAAATTACAGAGAATTTTTTGATAAGAACACCAAATATTTTGAAACTACTTTTTTAAAATCCGGTGCGGATACCATGCACATTAATAGCGAGAAATCTTATATAACAGAATTACATAATTTTTTCAGCAGAAGAATGTTCAGAAGATAG